The Polyangium mundeleinium genome contains the following window.
GTGGCGCTGGGTCTCGGCGTGCACGACCTCGTAGACCGCGCCCATCCCGCCGGTGGCAATGCAGCGGACGACCTCGTAGCGGTCCGCGAATACACTGCCTGGAGAGAGCGGCCCGGCCGACATGGCGTGGACCATAGCGCGGCGCCGGTTCGAAGAGAAGCGTCGGGCCGAACCCGGATGCGGCGTGGAGATCCGGCCGTGTCCTTGCAAGTAACCGATCCGACATGCGAGCATCTGCGAGCAAGGAGGCCACGATCACGATGAGTTCGGGGGACGCTCGGAGCGCCATGCGGCGCGGGTCGCGCGGCGCAGGCGCCTGCGTGGTCGTCTCCGCGTTCGCGGCGGCGAGTTTTTTCCCGAACGTCGTGCGCGCCGATCCGGCCGTGTGTGCCCTGGAGCCGGCGATGTGGCCGGCGCGCGCGAAGCCTTATTTCCTGATTGCCGTCGATTCGTCGAGCGCGATGACGGCGAGCGTCATGCAGGGAGGGGCCGCGGTGACGAACTCCTGCGGCTACCCGACCACGCGTATCGGGCACGCGAAGTGCGCGGTGAAGAAGACGGTCGAGGCGTATGGCGACAAGGTGAGCATCGGCCTCGCCGCGTTCGCCCGCGGGACGGTCCTGACCTGCGCGTCGTCGTGCGGCAACGACGGAAACGGTTCGTGCATTTGGCTCGATTATGGCGGGGGGGGCTCGCCGCAGGCCGGGTGCGGGCCGGAGCCGAGCTCGCTGCCGAGCTCTGCGGACCGGCGCGGGGCCGAGATCCTGGTGCCGGTGCGGCGCGACAACTTTTATGCCCCGCCGCTCGACCCCTCGAACGTCCCGGAGCTCTTGCAATGGGTCGACCACACCTGCGCGCCGTCCGGCGGGATCCCCAAGGAGGTGTGGGCCACCGGCGGCAAACCGCTCAACGGGGTGTTGCGGGACGCGTACCGATACCTGTCGGTCGGCTGGACCAGCCCGAACGGAAACCGGTCGTTCCCGTCCCCTTTGTCCGACGCGGGAGAGCGGCCTTGTCGACCGCTCCGCGTGATTCTTCTCACCGCCGGCACCGAGGGCTGCGACGACGCGGCGGACGCGGCGGACGCGGCAGCGGATTTGCTCACGGGGTTCTCCAAGGGAGGGATCTCCTGGAGCGTGAAGACGCATGTCGTCGATTTCGGGAGCATCGCCGTCAACGACGCCATTGCGAACGCGGGGGGGACCAGCAAGGCGATCGCGGCGGCCGACGAGGCCGCGCTGACGACGGCCCTCGCGAGCATTCTCGAAAGCTCGCTCGTCGGGGAGACCTGCGACGAGATCGACAACGATTGTAATGGCTGCACGGACGAGGGATTCGGCAAGGGAGACGCGTGCAGCGCAGGCATCGGCGCCTGCATGAGCACGGGCGCGCTGGTGTGTGACGGCAATGGCGCGACCGAGTGCAACGCCACGCCCGGAGAGCCGACGGCGGAGGTGTGCGGCGAC
Protein-coding sequences here:
- a CDS encoding thrombospondin type 3 repeat-containing protein, whose amino-acid sequence is MRASASKEATITMSSGDARSAMRRGSRGAGACVVVSAFAAASFFPNVVRADPAVCALEPAMWPARAKPYFLIAVDSSSAMTASVMQGGAAVTNSCGYPTTRIGHAKCAVKKTVEAYGDKVSIGLAAFARGTVLTCASSCGNDGNGSCIWLDYGGGGSPQAGCGPEPSSLPSSADRRGAEILVPVRRDNFYAPPLDPSNVPELLQWVDHTCAPSGGIPKEVWATGGKPLNGVLRDAYRYLSVGWTSPNGNRSFPSPLSDAGERPCRPLRVILLTAGTEGCDDAADAADAAADLLTGFSKGGISWSVKTHVVDFGSIAVNDAIANAGGTSKAIAAADEAALTTALASILESSLVGETCDEIDNDCNGCTDEGFGKGDACSAGIGACMSTGALVCDGNGATECNATPGEPTAEVCGDAIDSDCDGAPSNGCSADADGDGVPDAYDDCPDVVNLEQGDQDGDGVGDACDADPDGDGIPTEMGDNCPMTPNAGQEDRDEDGVGDACDADDAVDDDGDGVADTNDVCPGVPNVEQSDMDGDGVGDACDADIDGDGVANFADSCPLDPRLSCPNPVVDVSGCACRVGSTAAAGPELWASILAGLAVLAARRSVNRSASRTARTTRR